A genomic region of Haliotis asinina isolate JCU_RB_2024 chromosome 1, JCU_Hal_asi_v2, whole genome shotgun sequence contains the following coding sequences:
- the LOC137299103 gene encoding toll-like receptor 13, with translation MPLRALLLVGSLTFLYIHCMGYPFPFGKPCYETLCWCCNSTAICRGNGDRLTYVPKVRSEYNITIFLFQNNFLPRIRDNTFDNLTTLALLHLNLEHNKISNVSENAFSKLIKLQSLKLSHNPIILNSLAVAFHSLPNLGYIYLNDLGISDSDLEDNLLDGLHNRITGIHLAENNLSKFNFSHFAKFPELTTLNLRQNRISLYPDSFSRVFSETLATLWIHHNNITLMPDFCYNNKSSFPNLYSLRIGYNRIPYLSKNTFGCLSKCTGRCLTHLQISGNPFEMIGSETFSQFPSLQMLVMKQLSSAQTDIDDETFVGCSNLNYLDLSGNNITADKLENLVRPLIKSLKYLDCSNCSLQRVPEVTSELTGLEEIFLDHNHIKSISDNAFIKNIKLQNMSLNDNNLSYLFIPVSIRSRLKYANIENNPFNCNCDLLWFKDWLIGARSLFSRRLSFYTCSSPPDTKGKRLVDVPSVTKFVCLYDSQYVSLLVCAVVAVLMSFVCFALGYKWRWNIRYFLVWKRRRRRASPETIPLLTSDVYLLYSDEDFVWVRHQALPNLEDKGRLRTCFRPRDFDPKIHIMDSIVKNLNGCRKVLIVVSTSFCKDTGCQFELSLVQKRLEDTHEAFVVVLLEDIDDRYMSEFLSRLLQESNVLSWPGSGQNEAEFWNQVLLVLQRSDESGELNPV, from the coding sequence ATGCCACTGCGTGCACTCTTGCTGGTGGGATCTTTGACTTTTCTGTACATACATTGTATGGGATATCCTTTCCCTTTTGGGAAGCCGTGTTATGAAACCCTGTGTTGGTGCTGTAATAGTACTGCTATTTGTAGAGGAAATGGCGACCGTTTGACATATGTCCCCAAAGTGAGAAGCgaatataatataacaatttttCTCTTCCAAAATAACTTCCTTCCACGAATTAGAGACAATACCTTTGATAACCTTACAACGTTAGCCCTTCTTCATCTAAATCTTGAACACAATAAGATATCCAATGTGTCTGAAAATGCTTTCAGCAAACTGATTAAGCTACAAAGCTTAAAACTAAGTCATAACCCCATCATTTTGAACTCGCTGGCTGTTGCTTTTCATTCGTTGCCTAATTTAGGTTACATCTACCTAAATGACCTTGGCATCAGCGACTCGGATCTTGAAGACAATCTTCTAGATGGTCTCCATAACAGAATAACAGGGATTCATCTTGctgaaaacaatttatctaaaTTCAATTTTAGCCACTTTGCTAAGTTTCCGGAACTGACAACCTTAAATCTACGTCAGAACAGAATAAGTCTATACCCAGATTCTTTCAGTCGCGTATTTTCCGAGACATTGGCTACATTGTGGATACATCATAATAATATCACATTAATGCCTGATTTCTGTTACAATAATAAGTCTTCCTTTCCTAACCTGTACAGCCTTCGGATTGGTTACAATCGGATTCCATATCTGTCTAAGAATACTTTCGGATGTTTGTCAAAATGTACGGGAAGGTGTCTGACCCATTTGCAAATATCAGGCAATCCCTTTGAAATGATTGGTAGTGAGACCTTCAGTCAGTTTCCCAGTCTTCAAATGCTTGTAATGAAACAGTTATCATCTGCCCAGACTGATATCGATGACGAGACATTCGTCGGCTGCAGCAACCTCAACTATCTTGACCTCTCTGgcaacaatatcactgcagaCAAACTCGAAAACCTTGTGCGACCTTTGATTAAATCATTGAAATACCTTGACTGTAGCAACTGCAGCTTACAAAGAGTACCGGAGGTCACATCGGAACTGACTGGGCTGGAGGAAATTTTTCTAGATCATAATCACATTAAATCCATTAGCGACAACGCGTTTATCAAGAACATTAAACTTCAGAACATGTCATTAAATGACAACAATCTCAGCTATTTGTTCATACCAGTCTCAATACGAAGTCGTCTCAAATATGCTAACATTGAAAACAATCcctttaattgtaactgtgacttACTGTGGTTTAAAGATTGGTTGATCGGCGCCCGGAGTTTGTTCAGTCGTCGCTTATCCTTTTATACTTGTTCTAGTCCCCCAGACACCAAAGGAAAGAGACTGGTAGATGTTCCATCTGTTACAAAATTTGTCTGCTTGTATGACAGCCAGTACGTCTCTCTGTTGGTTTGTGCCGTTGTAGCTGTTCTGATGTCTTTTGTGTGTTTTGCGTTGGGCTACAAGTGGAGGTGGAATATCCGCTACTTTCTGGTTTGGAAGAGGCGAAGACGTAGGGCCTCACCCGAAACCATACCTCTTCTAACAAGTGACGTCTACCTTCTGTACTCAGATGAAGACTTCGTTTGGGTTAGGCATCAAGCGTTGCCCAATTTGGAAGACAAAGGTCGTTTACGGACTTGCTTTCGTCCACGGGACTTTGATCCTAAGATTCACATCATGGACAGCATTGTGAAGAACCTTAATGGATGCAGAAAGGTTCTTATTGTTGTGTCCACCAGTTTCTGTAAAGACACCGGATGTCAGTTCGAGCTGTCCTTGGTACAGAAACGCTTGGAGGACACGCACGAGGCATTTGTTGTGGTCCTTTTGGAGGATATTGATGACAGATATATGTCAGAATTTCTCTCCCGTCTTCTACAAGAGAGTAACGTTTTAAGCTGGCCCGGGAGTGGTCAGAACGAAGCTGAATTTTGGAATCAAGTCCTGTTGGTGTTACAAAGGTCAGACGAGTCAGGCGAATTAAACCCGGTATAA
- the LOC137299112 gene encoding toll-like receptor 13, whose amino-acid sequence MSSKIMHVLLAVWFVARIFAFSPDPRPCFEKLCWCTNIAANCTRNPSLTFVPLCSGAQNISIFIFSYNHLSRILNHTLDNITTPYMNIQHLNLVGNNITLVSSHAFAKLNSLTSLNLNHNPFILTMLAKAFHFLSKSVSYIYLNDLGISDSDLEDNLLDGLHNRITGIHLAENNLSKFNFSHFAKFPELTTLNLRQNRISLYPDSFSRVFSETLATLWIHHNNITLMPDFCYNNKSSFPNLYSLRIGYNRIPYLSKSSFGCLSKCIDVCLTHLQISGNPFEMIGSETFSQFPSLQMLIMKQLSSAQTDIDDETFVGCSNLNYLDLSGNNITADKLENLVRPLIKSLKYLDCSNCSLQRVPEVTSELTGLEEIFLDHNHIKSISDNAFIKNIKLQNMSLSDNNLSYLFIPVSIRSRLKYANIENNPFNCNCDLLWFKDWLIGARSLFSCRLSFYTCSSPPDTKGKRLVDVPSVTKFVCLYDSQYVSLLVCAVVAVLMSIVCFALGYKWRWNIRYFLVWKRRRRRASPETIPLLTSDVYLLYSDEDFVWVRHQALPNLEDKGRLRTCFRSRDFDPKLHIMDSIVKNLNGCRKVLIVVSTSFLKDTGCQFELSLVQKRLEDTHEAFVVVLLEEIDDRYMSEFLSRLLQECNVLSWPGSDQNEAEFWNQVLLVLQRSDESGALNAM is encoded by the coding sequence ATGTCGTCAAAGATAATGCATGTACTTCTTGCTGTGTGGTTTGTTGCTCGCATCTTTGCGTTCAGCCCTGATCCAAGACCATGTTTCGAGAAACTTTGTTGGTGCACCAACATTGCTGCTAATTGTACTCGGAATCCCAGTCTCACGTTTGTCCCTCTCTGTTCAGGAGCTCAGAACATATCTATATTCATCTTTTCATACAATCACCTTTCACGTATTTTAAACCATACTTTGGATAACATTACAACTCCGTACATGAATATCCAACATTTGAATCTTGTCGGTAACAATATCACATTAGTTTCGTCCCATGCTTTTGCCAAGCTGAACAGCTTAACGAGTCTTAACCTCAACCATAACCCCTTCATACTGACAATGCTGGCCAAAGCGTTTCACTTTTTGTCGAAATCGGTCAGTTACATCTACCTGAATGACCTTGGCATCAGCGACTCGGATCTTGAAGACAATCTTCTAGATGGTCTCCATAACAGAATAACAGGGATTCATCTTGctgaaaacaatttatctaaaTTCAATTTTAGCCACTTTGCTAAGTTTCCGGAACTGACAACCTTAAATCTACGTCAGAACAGAATAAGTCTATACCCAGATTCTTTCAGTCGCGTATTTTCCGAGACACTGGCTACATTGTGGATACATCATAATAATATCACATTAATGCCTGATTTCTGTTACAATAATAAGTCTTCCTTTCCTAACCTGTACAGCCTTCGGATTGGTTACAATCGGATTCCATATCTGTCTAAGAGTAGTTTCGGGtgtttgtcaaaatgtattgatgtatgtctgACCCATTTGCAAATATCGGGGAACCCCTTTGAAATGATTGGTAGTGAGACCTTCAGTCAGTTTCCCAGTCTTCAAATGCTTATAATGAAACAGTTATCATCTGCCCAGACTGATATCGATGACGAGACATTCGTCGGCTGCAGCAACCTCAACTATCTTGACCTCTCTGgcaacaatatcactgcagaCAAACTCGAAAACCTTGTGCGACCTTTGATTAAATCATTGAAATACCTTGACTGTAGCAACTGCAGCTTACAAAGAGTACCGGAGGTCACATCGGAACTGACTGGGCTGGAGGAAATTTTTCTAGATCATAATCACATTAAATCCATTAGCGACAACGCATTTATCAAGAACATTAAACTTCAGAACATGTCATTAAGTgacaacaatctcagttatttgTTCATACCAGTCTCAATACGAAGTCGTCTCAAATATGCTAACATTGAAAACAATCcctttaattgtaactgtgacttACTGTGGTTTAAAGATTGGTTGATCGGCGCCCGGAGTTTGTTCAGTTGTCGCTTATCCTTTTATACTTGTTCTAGTCCCCCAGACACCAAAGGAAAGAGACTGGTAGATGTTCCATCTGTTACAAAATTCGTCTGCTTGTATGATAGCCAGTACGTCTCTCTGTTGGTTTGTGCCGTCGTAGCTGTTCTGATGTCTATTGTGTGTTTTGCGTTGGGCTACAAGTGGAGGTGGAATATCCGCTACTTTCTGGTTTGGAAGAGGCGAAGACGTAGGGCCTCACCCGAAACCATACCTCTTCTAACAAGTGATGTCTACCTTCTGTACTCAGATGAAGACTTCGTTTGGGTTAGGCATCAAGCGTTGCCCAATTTGGAAGACAAAGGTCGTTTACGGACTTGCTTTCGATCCCGAGACTTTGATCCTAAACTTCACATCATGGACAGCATTGTGAAGAACCTTAATGGATGCAGAAAGGTTCTTATTGTTGTGTCCACCAGTTTCCTTAAAGACACCGGATGTCAGTTCGAGCTGTCCTTGGTACAGAAACGCTTGGAGGACACACACGAGGCATTTGTTGTGGTCCTTTTGGAGGAAATTGATGACAGATATATGTCAGAATTTCTCTCCCGTCTTCTACAAGAGTGTAACGTTTTAAGCTGGCCCGGGAGTGATCAGAACGAAGCTGAATTTTGGAATCAAGTCCTGTTGGTGTTACAAAGGTCAGACGAGTCAGGCGCATTAAATGCAATGTAA